The Clostridia bacterium genome includes the window CGGATTCCGTCTTGTTGACGTGCTGGCCGCCCGCGCCGCCGCTGCGGTAGGTGTCTATCTGCAGGTCGGACGGGTCGATGCTGACCTCCGTTTCCTCCGCTTCCGGCAGGACGGCGACGGTGACGGTGGAGGGGTGTATCCTGCCGCCGCTCTCCGTTTCCGGCACGCGCTGGACGCGGTGGACGCCGCTCTCGAACTTCAGCTTGGAGAAGGCGCCGTCGCCGCTGATCTCGAAGGATATTTCCTTGATCCCGCCGAGCCCCGTTTCGCTGATATTCAGCACGTCGTGCTTGAAGCCGTGGGTGTCGGCGTACATCGTGTACATACGGTAAAGCGAGCCGGCGAAAAGCGCGGCTTCGTCGCCGCCCGCGCCGGCGCGGATCTCGACGATGACGTTTTTGTCGTCGTTTTCGTCGCGCGGGAGCAGCAGGATCTTCAGCTCGTCGGAGATCTTCGCGATCATCTCCTTCGCTTCCAGATACTCGGCCTCGGCGAGCTCGCGCAGCTCTCTGTCCTTCTCGGCGTCGAGCAGCTCCTTCGCCTCCGCCTGCTGCGCGGAGTATTTCTCGTATTCCTTGAACTTTTCGACTATTGGAAAGAGGCGCTTATGCTCCTTCATGAGCGCGCTGTACGCCTCTCTGTCGGCTATAACGGCGCCGTCCGAAAGACGCGCTTCCACTTCGTCGAAATGCGCTTTTATCTCTGCGAGCTTCTCAAACATCTTCGCTTACGCTCTCCACTCTCTTGATTTTGCGTTCCAGCTTAAACCTTTCGCCCTCGACGACGCGGCCGCAGCCCGCGCACTCCAGCTTCAGATCGAGGCCGGAGCGGACGACGGTGAACTCCGACGATCCGCACGGGTGCGGTTTTTTCATTATTACCCTGTCGCCGACGCGAATAAGCATTCCGAACGCTCCTCTCGGTTTATTTTACCATAAACGGAAGCAATATAAAAGTGTTTTTTGCAAAAAAAGCGTTTTTGCATAACAAAAACGGACCCTGCGTACGCAAGGTCCGTTTTGATTCGATTTACGGGGATCAGCCGTCGATCTCGGTAACGACGCCGGAGCCGACAGTTCTGCCGCCCTCGCGGATAGCGAAGCGGAGTCCCTTCTCGATGGCGATGGGGGTGATCAGCTCGACGGACATAACGACGTTGTCGCCGGGCATGCACATCTCGACGCCGTCAGGCAGGTTGATAACGCCGGTAACGTCGGTAGTTCTGAAATAGAACTGAGGTCTGTAGTTGTTGAAGAAGGGCTTATGTCTGCCGCCCTCGTCCTTGGTAAGAACGTAAACCTGACCCTTGAACTTGGTGTGGGGCTTG containing:
- the prfA gene encoding peptide chain release factor 1, which translates into the protein MFEKLAEIKAHFDEVEARLSDGAVIADREAYSALMKEHKRLFPIVEKFKEYEKYSAQQAEAKELLDAEKDRELRELAEAEYLEAKEMIAKISDELKILLLPRDENDDKNVIVEIRAGAGGDEAALFAGSLYRMYTMYADTHGFKHDVLNISETGLGGIKEISFEISGDGAFSKLKFESGVHRVQRVPETESGGRIHPSTVTVAVLPEAEETEVSIDPSDLQIDTYRSGGAGGQHVNKTESAIRITHIPTGIVVECQDERSQYKNKDRAMKILYSRILEQEREKQQGEIAAERRSQVGTGDRSERIRTYNFPQGRVTDHRIGLSLYKIDAIMNGDLDEIITSLITADQARKLTEAE
- a CDS encoding DUF951 domain-containing protein, producing the protein MLIRVGDRVIMKKPHPCGSSEFTVVRSGLDLKLECAGCGRVVEGERFKLERKIKRVESVSEDV